Proteins encoded together in one Hylaeus volcanicus isolate JK05 chromosome 3, UHH_iyHylVolc1.0_haploid, whole genome shotgun sequence window:
- the LOC128874143 gene encoding uncharacterized protein LOC128874143 isoform X2 produces MPVGGRVAGKVGIYSSHYNGYSGINEEIIWISIGMGITIAILITIALCYIAREKCRKRNEGYYVS; encoded by the exons atgcCGGTGGGTGGACGGGTTGCTGGAAAAGTCGGGATTTACAGTTCCCATTATAATG GCTACAGTGGTATAAACGAGGAGATCATATGGATCAGTATCGGCATGGGGATCACCATCGCTATATTGATCACCATCGCCCTGTGCTACATCGCCCGCGAAAAGTGTCGCAAACGGAACGAGGGATACTACGTCTCCTGA
- the LOC128874143 gene encoding uncharacterized protein LOC128874143 isoform X1 translates to MPVGGRVAGKVGIYSSHYNGKGYSGINEEIIWISIGMGITIAILITIALCYIAREKCRKRNEGYYVS, encoded by the exons atgcCGGTGGGTGGACGGGTTGCTGGAAAAGTCGGGATTTACAGTTCCCATTATAATG GGAAAGGCTACAGTGGTATAAACGAGGAGATCATATGGATCAGTATCGGCATGGGGATCACCATCGCTATATTGATCACCATCGCCCTGTGCTACATCGCCCGCGAAAAGTGTCGCAAACGGAACGAGGGATACTACGTCTCCTGA
- the LOC128874143 gene encoding uncharacterized protein LOC128874143 isoform X3: MWNTECSLRKGYSGINEEIIWISIGMGITIAILITIALCYIAREKCRKRNEGYYVS; this comes from the exons ATGTGGAATACCGAATGTTCGTTGC GGAAAGGCTACAGTGGTATAAACGAGGAGATCATATGGATCAGTATCGGCATGGGGATCACCATCGCTATATTGATCACCATCGCCCTGTGCTACATCGCCCGCGAAAAGTGTCGCAAACGGAACGAGGGATACTACGTCTCCTGA